One genomic region from Anopheles bellator chromosome 2, idAnoBellAS_SP24_06.2, whole genome shotgun sequence encodes:
- the LOC131207785 gene encoding Krueppel homolog 1 has translation MKKGSAEGSPKVSKKVAAVAAAATLAENVDLWARQDWIKDILSKSGTEIKEVPAEDLCKMVYYSGLPLLMTQQQQQQQQQIAVHDGGGPVQLGYGESTGPPTGDQLYRSSASSSPTIGYQQHAISLSNGLTISNGAPPPPVSGPSSQVTIVLSPHSSSSSSTQQPNITNLTAVPGGGSYTLDGPYGSGGSGGYPAPTPATTHSKFRCEQCNINFGSKSAHTSHMKSHAKQAAEKAATIKQLDGPVVGQLSPAGSGQLQQQQQDPYQCDVCKKTFAVPARLVRHYRTHTGERPFECEFCHKMFSVKENLQVHRRIHTKERPYKCEICGRAFEHSGKLHRHMRIHTGERPHKCNVCGKTFIQSGQLVIHMRTHTGEKPYKCPVEGCGKGFTCSKQLKVHSRTHTGEKPYHCDICFRDFGYNHVLKLHRVQHYGAKCYKCTICDETFKSKKEMEAHIKGHANELPDDDETEVKAEESSASSEVTAAAAGAVGPTGVVVGAGSNSSVSGGSSSRSSNFEYSSSAEEPESNGSGDEPGRRPVEVQHEEEDEDEEDDDEEDEEEQRESKYSDRILRSSVPSATQQTYGASLGGGVDPALLAAASIAAAVEEVKLQRALSPPVQRSTSLSITRITPPPSSSMQDPATTTVASTSTSSSGPFPYEPMAIMKHHGYFAPASQVTDFRSSSDIVRQVEAAIAGTENLLTPPRSSPESPDRSSSPESDSVLMADRDNNTLPPRKRKLYFKDSQVAAIRMSSVIQYANKSS, from the exons ATGAAGAAAGGATCGGCCGAAGGTTCGCCGAAAGTGAGCAAAAAAGTGGCAGCAGTGGCTGCGGCGGCCACATTGGCCGAAAATGTTGACCTGTGGGCGCGCCAGGACTGGATCAAGGATATTTTGTCTAAATCGGGCACGGAAATTAAGGAAGTTCCGGCGGAAG ATCTGTGTAAGATGGTGTACTATTCCGGGCTTCCGCTGCTAAtgacccagcagcagcagcagcagcagcaacaaatcgCTGTCCACGATGGAGGAGGTCCTGTGCAGCTCGGCTACGGTGAATCGACTGGCCCACCGACTGGAGACCAGCTGTACCGGTCGAGCGCCAGCTCATCGCCCACCATCGGCTATCAGCAGCATGCGATCAGCCTTAGCAACGGGCTGACGATCAGCAAcggtgcgccgccgccgccggtttcCGGCCCCAGCAGCCAGGTGACGATCGTGCTCAGTCCACattcgtcgtcatcatcgtcgactCAGCAACCAAATATCACCAACCTCACGGCCGTTCCGGGCGGTGGGAGCTACACCCTCGACGGTCCTTATGGGTCCGGCGGCAGTGGGGGCTATCCCGCACCGACACCAGCGACCACTCACTCCAAGTTCCGCTGCGAACAGTGCAACATCAACTTTGGCAGCAAAAGCGCCCACACGAGCCACATGAAATCTCACGCCAAGCAGGCGGCCGAGAAGGCGGCCACCATTAAGCAGCTGGACGGTCCGGTGGTGGGTCAATTATCCCCAGCGGGAAGCGgccagcttcagcagcagcagcaggatccgTACCAGTGCGATGTGTGCAAGAAGACGTTCGCGGTGCCGGCCCGGCTCGTGCGCCACtaccgcacgcacaccggcgAGCGGCCGTTCGAGTGCGAGTTCTGCCACAAGATGTTCAGCGTGAAGGAGAACCTGCAGGTGCACCGGCGGATCCACACCAAGGAGCGACCGTACAAGTGTGAGATCTGTGGCCGCGCCTTCGAGCACAGCGGCAAGCTGCACCGGCATATGCGCATCCACACGGGCGAACGGCCCCACAAGTGCAACGTGTGCGGCAAAACCTTCATCCAGTCCGGCCAGCTCGTCATCCACATGCGCACCCACACCG GTGAAAAACCGTACAAGTGTCCGGTGGAGGGCTGCGGCAAGGGGTTCACCTGCAGCAAGCAGCTGAAGGTGCACTCGCGGACGCACACCGGCGAGAAGCCGTACCACTGTGATATCTGCTTCCGGGACTTTGGCTACAACCACGTGCTGAAGCTGCACCGCGTGCAGCACTACGGAGCCAAGTGCTACAAGTGCACGATCTGCGACGAAACGTTCAAGAGCAAGAAGGAGATGGAGGCCCACATTAAGGGCCACGCGAACGAgctgccggacgacgacgagaccgAGGTGAAAGCGGAAGAGTCGTCTGCCTCGAGCGAGgtgacggcagcggcggcgggagCAGTAGGCCCCACCGGGGTGGTCGTCGGTGCCGGAAGCAATAGCAGCgtcagcggcggcagcagcagccggagcagcaatTTCGAGTACTCGTCCAGTGCAGAGGAACCGGAAAGCAACGGTTCGGGCGATGAACCGGGCCGGCGTCCGGTGGAAGTGCAGCACGAAgaggaagacgaggacgaagaggacgatgatgaggaggacgaggaggaacAGCGGGAGAGTAAATATTCCGATCGTATCCTG CGCTCCAGCGTCCCATCAGCGACCCAACAGACTTATGGAGCATcgttgggtggtggtgttgatcCTGCCCTGCTGGCTGCCGCCTCGATAGCCGCCGCGGTCGAGGAGGTGAAGCTGCAGCGAGCGCTGTCACCGCCGGTCCAGCGATCGACCTCGTTGTCGATCACGAGGATCACTCCACCACCGTCTTCGTCGATGCAGGATCCGGCCACGACAACGGTCGCCTCGACCAGCACAAGCAGCAGCGGACCGTTCCCCTACGAACCGATGGCCATCATGAAGCATCACGGGTACTTTGCACCCGCTTCCCAGGTCACCGACTTCCG GTCATCGAGCGATATTGTGCGGCAGGTGGaggccgccatcgccggcacGGAGAACCTGCTGACGCCGCCCCGCTCCTCACCGGAATCTCCCGAccgctcgtcgtcgcccgAATCCGATTCAGTATTAATGGCCGACCGGGACAACAACACGCTTCCGCCACGCAAGCGGAAGCTCTACTTTAAGGACAGCCAGGTTGCGGC CATTCGGATGAGCTCCGTCATCCAGTACGCCAACAAGTCATCGTAG